The Erwinia billingiae Eb661 nucleotide sequence TGGGCGAAGAGTGCGGCGTGCCGGTGATCGTCGACCTCGGCAGCGGCTCGCTGATTGACCTCAGTCAGTACGGCCTGCCGGCGGAACCGATGCCGCAGCAGCTGATTGCCGATGGCGTCAGCCTGGTGAGTTTTTCTGGCGACAAGCTGCTTGGCGGCCCGCAGGCCGGCATTATCGTCGGCAAGAAAGCGCTGATCGCCCGTCTTCAGCAACATCCGCTGAAGCGGGCGCTGCGGGTCGACAAAATGACGCTGGCTGCCCTTGAGGCCACGCTGCAGCGCTATCTGCAGCCGGAAACGCTGGCCGTTCAGCTCCCCACGCTGCGCCTGTTAACCCGCACGCCACACTCGATTGCCGAACAGGCCGGGCGCCTGTTGCCGGTGTTGCGCCAGGCCTGTGGCGCGCATTTTTTGGTGGAGATCGCGCCCTGTTTATCGCAGATCGGCAGCGGATCGCTTCCCGTCGATCGCCTGCCCAGCTTTGCGTTGACCCTGACGCCGCACGACGGCTCCGGCAGCCGCCTGCAGCAGTTGGCCGCCGACTGGCGAAAACGCGAGGTGCCGGTCACCGGACGTCTCTCCGCCGGAAAACTCTGGCTGGATCTGCGTTGCCTGGAAGATGAAGAACTGTTTATCAGGATGATTTCGTTATGATTATCGCCACTGCTGGTCACGTCGACCACGGTAAAACGGCGCTGCTGGAAGCGATCACCGGCGTGAATGCCGATCGCCTGCCGGAAGAGAAAAGCCGGGGAATGACCATTGACCTGGGCTACGCCTACTGGCCGCAGCCGGACGGTCGGGTCATCGGCTTTATCGATGTTCCCGGCCATGAAAAATTCCTCGCCAATATGCTGAGCGGCATCGGCGGACTGGATCGCGCGTTGCTGGTGGTGGCCGCCGATGACGGCATTATGCCGCAAACCCTGGAACACCTGGCGATCCTCCAGCTCAGCGCGGTGCCGGCCCTGACCGTCGCCCTCACCAAGGCGGATACGGTTGACGAAGCCCGGCTGCAAACCCTCAGTGGCGACATCACCGCCCTGACGCACGACATGGGCTGGACGATCGATCTGTTTATCACCAGCACCCAGTCCGGGATGGGCATTCCGGCACTGGCTGCGCACCTCAGCCAGCTTCCCGACAGGGAAAGAGCCGCAGGCAAAACTTTCCGTCTGGCCACCGACCGGGCGTTTAACGTCAAGGGCGCGGGCACCGTGGTGACCGGCACCGCGCTCAGCGGCACGGTGAAGGTCGGCGATAAGCTGTGGCTGACCGGCCTGAACAAAGCGGTACGGGTTCGTGGCTTGCATGCGCAGAATCAACCGGTTGAACAGGCGTATGCCGGCCAGCGCATCGCCCTTAATCTGAGCGGCGGCGTGGAAAAAAGCGATATCTCACGCGGTGACTGGCTGCTGGAATCCCCGCCTGAAGCGGCTTTCGATCGCGTTATTGTCGAATTGAGCAGCCACCCGCCGTTGCGCCAGGGACAGCCGCTGCATCTGCATCATGCCGCCAGCCATATCACCGGCCGGATTTCACTGCTGGAAGGCGCGCTGGCGGAGCTGGTGCTGGATAAACCTCTGTGGCTGGCCGATAACGATCGGCTTATCCTGCGCGATATCAGCGCACAACAGACGCTGGCGGGCGCCCGCGTGGTGCAGCTTACGCCGAGGCGGCGTGGCAAGCGTCAGCCGGACTATCTGCGCTGGTTACATCAGCTGGCACAGTCTGCTGAGGATCCGCAGGCGATTGCGCTGTACCTGAAAGCCCAGCCGTGCCGCAGAGAAGCGCTAAGCTGGGCCCGGCAGTTAACGCCGGCGGCGCTGGCCGCCTGTGTGGCAACGATTGCGCCGGTTGAGGCCGGTGACACTCTGCTGCTGAGCGACACGGCAGAAATGTGGCAGGAGCAGGTATTACTGACGCTGGCGGAGTACCATCAGAATAACGGCGATCGTGCCGGTCTTGGCCGCGATCGGTTGCGCCGCATGGCGCTGCCCAACTTGCCCGACACCGTTGGCCTGGCGTTAATCGATCGCCTGTCGGCCAGCGGTAAACTGAGCAATAACCGGGGCTGGTTGCATCTTGACGGCTTCAGTATTCAGTTTGAGCCGGACGAAGCCGCGCTCTGGCAGCAGTGCGAGCCGCTGTTTGCCCATAACGCCTGGTGGGTCAGGGATCTGGCGACCACCCTTGCCGTGGACGAAGAACGTATGCGGCAGGTGCTGCGCAAGGCGGCCCAGGCCGGGTACATCACCGCGATTGTGAAAGACCGCTATTTCCTCAGCGAACAGATGAAGGCGCTGGCCGATATGATCCGCCAGCGTGATGCAGAAGGACACGCCACCAGCGCGGCGGATTTCCGCGACAGCCTTGGAGTGGGTCGCAAGCTTGCCGTACAGATTTTGGAGTTTTTCGACCGCAGCGGCTTTACCCGTCGCAAGGGCAACGACCATTTACTCAGGGATGCCGGGATGTTCCTTTAATGAAAACACTGCACGTTCTGAAGCACTACTATCACGCCCGTCCCCGCCTGTTGGTGGCCTTAGTGCTGGCCGTGGTGTGCTTTTTCTTTTTACCGGGGCAGCAGCCGCTGGTGCAGAGGCTGTTGGTCAGCTGGAACGTGCTCGCCTGGCTGTACCTGCTGTTCCTTTGGTGGCTGCTGTTAAGAACGCCAACCGATCGGATTGCCCATATCGCCCGCGAACAGGATGAAAGCGCCGGCACCGTGCTGGCCCTGGTGTGCCTGACCTGCCTGGTCAGCCTGCTGACCATTCTGTTTGAGCTGACGGCCGTTAAGCATCTGCCGCAGGCGCAGCAGGCCGGCCACATTGCCCTGACCGCCGCCACGCTGGTGGTTTCCTGGTCGCTGTTGCCGACCGCCTTTGCCATGCACTATGCCCACCTGTATTACCAGCAAGAGGGGCAAGGCGAAAAAACGCTGCTGTTCCCCGAAAAACCCGAGCAGCCAGGCTACTGGGATTTTATTTACTACGCCTTCACCATCGCGGTGGCCGCGCAGACGGCGGATGTCTCCACCGGCAATACCCGGGTTCGCCGCATTACCACCCTGCAGGCGGTGTTATCGTTCTTGTTTAATCTGGCCATCCTGGGCCTGTCGATCAACGTCGCCGCAGGCTTGCTCAGCTGACCATTTAAATTCAGAAGCGTGCGCTGACCCCGAGGTTATACATAAACTGTTCCCCGGAACTCAGCCCGCCGGTCTGGGAAACGGAGGCAAAGGCCGCCACCGAATCCCCCAGCGGCATATGGGCACCGACGGTGACATCCACCCAGTTGCTGTCCTGCTCTGCCGTATCACGGGTGAACGAGGTTTGGGTGGATTTCAGTCCGCCGCCCGCCCGCCAGACGTTATCGCCAAACTGGTGGTTATAACTGACCTCCGCCCACGGGTTCAGCCAGCCCAGCTGGGAATCGACCCGCCAGCCCAGCGCACCAATCTGTGAGTGATAGTTCTGATCATCAAAGCGCATGGCGGTGCTGCTGTTGCCCTGCTCCTGATAGCCGTCCACCGAACTGTAATCCAGCGCGTATTGCGCTACCGGGCCGGTGGTCAGCAGCGTGCCGACCGGGAAGTCCCAGCCGGTGGTGACTCTCGCGCCGATCTGGGTGCCGTTGGTTTCACCGCTTTCGGTTCGCGTGGCGGGCCCCAGCGTCAGGCGACGCTTGATGCTGTCGTAACTGGCCGAGGCATAGTGCGCGTCGGTATTCACCCAGCCGTTATCGAAGAACGACAGCTCGCTGTAGGCCGAAATCAGCCAGCCGCGCATCTTATACTCATAATCTGGCGTCGGTTGCTGCGAGTCGTTAGAGCCGGAGACCAGCGCGCCCACCAGCAGCGTGTCGGTCAGCTTGTAGTCCACGCCCAGCGTCAGATTATGCGTGGTGGCATCGCCATCGCCGGCGGCGAGGTTGCCGGAATAGTCATTGTGTTGGCCAGCATAGCCGCCATACAGGCTGAACGCGCCCTGCGGATACTCGCCGTGGCGCTGCTGTTGCAGATGGCTGTCGAGGGTGGCGCGCGCATCGCGGGACATCGCCAGCGTCGCCTGATTCAGCGCCACCACCTGCGCAGGCGCGTCCAGCACCGACTGGATGTAATCGGCAATCAGCAAATGGGTGGCAGGACTGGGATGCAGACGGTCAGCAAACAGAAACGCCTGCTGGCTGGAGAAGCCCGGCGTTGAGGAGCTGCACAGCGCCGCAGACACGCCCGGCGGACAGGCCATGCCGGCGGTGTTACTCAGGCCATAATGCGCCGGATCGGCCAGCACTTCGTTAAACAGCCCGTTGATATCAACCCGGACAATGTTGCCACCCTGACGGGCCAGCTGCGCGTCTTCCTGTTGGTTATAGCTGTCGGTTAACGCACTGGCCTGCGCGCTGAGCGCTTGCCAGGCATCAAACAGCTGGTCGGCGATCGCATCCTGCAACACGCTGACCGTGGTGAGCTGTCCGGCCGCGGCGGTCAACGCCTGCTTGATCGCCTGGTTGCGGGCATCGGGATTAAGGGTAGTCTGACTGTTCAGCGAGGCAAACGCGGCGGTCAGCGCTGAATTAGCGACGGGTGCGAGGCCGGCCTGGATCACCGCCTCCAGCAGCGCCGGCGTGGCGCCAATATTGGGCACGGTGGGCACAATGACCGTGTTGGCGCCGGCGGTTAGCAGCGCATGAACCTGATTAGCCGCCGCGAACGCGCTGGTACTGACAATACCGTTCGCCGCCACGGGATTGAGGGCAGCGGCCGCCAGATCGTTACCGCCAACCCAGTGGACATACAGGCCATCCGCATCGGCCCGGCCCCCGTTGGCAGCGAGGTAAGTCTGCACCTGGTCGGCGGTATTATCGACCGGATTAAGCGCCGCCACCGCCACCGCATCACCGGCGGCGTAGTTGGTCCCGCCGCGATCGGAAGGGCGCAGAGATTGATTAATTTTGGCCGCCAGCACATCGTCGTACAGCGGATGCTGGCTGCCATCCCAGGTGTAACGGCCATTGTTGCCGCTGTCACTCAGGCTGTCGCCAAAGACATAAATCTGATCCCAGCCGAGGGCCGGGCTGCTTGCACAGAGATAACACGCCATCGACACTGCCCCAAAGGCCAGATAGCGTGTGCCATACCGTTTCTTTGACATGAAATGACTCCAGAAAAGAGCCTAAAATCGATAAGAGTGCGCGTATTATTGAATTTATTTACTGGTCAACCTGTCACTAACTATTGCCTGGAACGCGATAACGTCAAGGCAGCGGTGATTATTTTTCGGTCAACTTCATAAGGAAATTTAACCATGCAGCGATGCGGCTGGGTTTCACAGGATCCGATCTATCTTGCCTACCACGATACCGAGTGGGGCGTACCGATCACCGACGGCCGGGCGCTGTTCGAAATGCTCTGTCTGGAAGGGCAAATGGCCGGGTTGTCGTGGCTGACGGTGTTGAAAAAGCGCGAAAATTACCGCAACGCCTTCCATCAGTTCGATCCGCAGGCGGTGGCGCTGATGAATGAGGACGACATTGAACGCCTGATGCAGGACAGCGGCATTATTCGTCATCGCGGCAAAATCGCGGCAATTATTGCCAATGCCCGCGCGCTGCTGGCAATGGAAGCCCGGGGCGAACCGTTTAACACCTTTATCTGGGATTTTGTCGATAACGCGCCGCAAATTCACCGACATGCCGATTATCGCACCGCACCGACCTTTAGCCCGGTCTCTGATGCGCTTTCAAAGACCCTTAAAAAGAAAGGTTTTAAATTTGTTGGTACCACCACCTGTTATTCATTTATGCAGGCCTGCGGGCTGATTAACGATCATGTTACCGGCTGTTTTTGTCACCCGGATAACCTGAAGTAGCGTCTCTTTACACTTTAAGACCAAAGCACCGTTATTTTTTGGAAATTCCTCGGCATAATCGGCGTTTTACGGGCAAATTTGCCCGCCGTTGCAATTGAAAAGGAATCCCGATGAAGACGCGTTTTACGACTCTTGCTCTGGTTTTGAGCGGTACGATCGCCCTGTCAGCCTGTACGACGAATCCGTACACCGGCGAGCGCGAAGCAGGTAAGTCTGGTATTGGTGCTGGCCTTGGGGCGGCCGTGGGCGCGGGTGTCGGCATGCTGTCATCCTCGAAAAAGGACCGAGGCAAAGGCGCGCTGATTGGCGCAGCGGCCGGTGCGGCGCTCGGCGGTGGTGCGGGCTATTATATGGATGTGCAGGAAGCCAAGCTGCGTGACAAAATGAAGGGTACCGGCGTCAGCGTTACCCGTCAGGGCGACAATATCGTGCTGAATATGCCGAATAACGTCACCTTCGACAGCAGCAGCAGTACGCTGAAACCGGCGGGCGCCAACACCCTGACCGGCGTGGCGATGGTACTGAAAGAGTATCCAAAAACCGCGGTTAACGTGGCGGGCTACACCGACAGCACCGGCTCCCGTCAGCTGAACATGACCCTGTCGCAGCAGCGTGCGGACAGCGTCGGCAGCGCGCTGATCACCCAGGGCGTGGCCGCGAATCGCGTGCGCACCAGCGGAATGGGCCCGGATAATCCGGTCGCCTCTAACAGCACCGCTGAAGGCAAAGCGCAGAACCGTCGCGTGGAAATCACCCTCAGCCCGCTGCAGTAAGTTTGTCCGTGCCGGGCGGCGCGTTTAGCCCGGCAATTCCCCCTATTCCGTCAAGCCACTTCCCTTTCACAACTGCATTCCACGGGCCGAAGCGCAAAGATGGGCGCGCCGGCGCTTATGCTTTATGATGGCCCGATCCGCTTTCGGCAATTCCGGGCTATCTTAGGGTAACAAGGCCAGTACTGGCTGAAAGGTCGTTTTTCTTCACTGTGACAGTTTTAAGGATCGCTATGAACCGCAAGGCGGCACGAGCCACCATCAGCGACGTCGCTAAAGCGGCAAAGACCGGGAAAACCAGCGTCTCGCGTTATCTGAACGGCGAGCAGAACGTCCTGTCGGCGGATTTAAAGCAGCGGATTGAAACCGCCATTGCCGAGCTCAACTATCGCCCAAGCCAGATGGCGCGCGGGCTCAAACGCGGCCGCACCCGCTTAATCGGCCTGATTATTGCCGATATCACCAATCCCTATTCGGTCGATGTGATGTGTGGCATTGAAGCTGCCTGCCGCGCGCAGGGCTTTACCTTGCTGATGTGTAACACCAACAACGAGGTCGATCAGGAGCAGCATTATCTCAACCTGCTGAGCAGTTATCAGGTCGAGGGGATTGTGGTGAATGCGGTGGGGATGCGCGAAGAAGCGCTTAACCAGCTTCAGCAATCCTTTTTGCCGATGGTGCTTATTGACCGAAAAATTCCTGATTTCCCCTGTGATGTGGTCGGTCTGAACAACGCTGAAGCGGCGACCGAGGTCACCACTCACCTGATCGGACAGGATTATCAGGCCATTCTGTTTGTGACCGAGCCGCTGGGCATGGTCAACACCCGCCACGAACGCCTGCGCGCCTTTCAACACACCATGGCACAGCACCCCGACCGCCTTGCCGAAAAAGCGGAAGTCGCCCTCACCGACAGCGCCGGCATGGATCGGGTTCTGCACGCCTTCTGGCAGCAGCACGGGGAAAAACGTTGCGCGGTGATGGTGGTTAACGGCGCATTGACGCTGCAGGTTGCCCGTTCGCTGAAGCGCCTTGGCCTCAACTGGGGTGAGCACATTGGCCTGCTGGGCTTTGATGAGCTGGAGTGGTCAGAGCTGGCCGGCGTCGGCATCACCACCTTTAAGCAGCCGACCTGGCAGATCGGCTATTCCGCGCTGGAACAGGTGATCCGCCGCATTGATGGCGACACCTCGCCACCGAATGACTGCGTGTTCTCCGGCGAGCTGATTGTTCGCGGATCGACGACCTTACTGCACAACAAAGCCTGATCCCCTCAGGCTTTTTCAGACCATTCCCGCCAAAATCCTGTTCACATCGTGAGCGCGATCATAAAACGACACTCTGCCCCTTTGCTTTGGAACCGGTTCCATTTAACGTTTTTATAACGCCAAGGCCATCCCGTGCCTGGAGGACCCGATGGAAAGAGAAGTGATAGTCGTCACCGCGGCCTATGGTCGCGAAAAAATTGCCGCACTCGGCGGCCAGCAGGCGGTCGTGCCGATCGTCGCCGCAGCGGGTGCAGATGGCGTGGAGATCCGCCGTGAATTGTTCAGCGATAAAGAGCTGCAATCGCTGCCGGCACTCGGCAAAGCCATTGCCGATGCGCGCCTGACCGCCTTTTATTCGGTGCCGGAAGCGCTGTTTACCGAACAGGGTGAGCTTAATCCGCACCTCGATCGTCACCTGGTCGAAGCTGAGCAATTAAACGCCCAGCGACTAAAATATTCGCTGGGGCACTATCAATGTGGTTTTGACGCTTCCGCACTGCGCGAAAAGCTGGCAGGTCAGCCTGTCCAGCTGGTGGTTGAGAACGATCAGACCGATTGCGGCACGCTGGCTGCGCTTGAGGGCTATGCCCGGGACGGTGGCGAAGCACGCGCCGACAGCGGGTTGACCTTCGATATGGGCAACTGGCTGTGGGTGGGCGATGAGCCCATCGCCGCGGCCCAGCGCCTCAGCCCTTACGTCACGTATATCCACGTTAAAGCCGCCGCGCGCAAAGGTCACGCCTGGCAGGCTGTGGCGTTGGATGATGCCGATAACCTGTGGCGCGAAACGCTGGCGCTGTTACCGCGCGAGGTGCCGCGCGGCATTGAATTCCCACTGGAAGGCGACGATCTGGTTGCCGTCACCCGCCACTACGTTGACCTGTTGAAAGAGGATTAAGCGATGAGTCTGCATAACAACGGCACGCTGGATGCGGTGACAATTGGTGAAGCGATGGCGATGTTTGTGGCCACCGAAGCCGGAGATTTGGCGGCGGCCGAACGCTTTGTGAAGCGTATTGCCGGTGCTGAGCTGAACGTGGCGATTGGCCTTGCCAGGCTCGGACTGAAGGTGGGCTGGGTCAGCCGCGTCGGTGACGACTCGTTTGGCCGCTTCACCTTGCAACAGCTGGAAAAAGAGGGCGTGGATCATCGCCAGGTGACCACCGATGCCCGTTACGCCACCGGTTTTCAGCTGAAATCAAAAGTGGATGACGGCTCAGATCCGCTGGTGGAATATTTCCGCAAGGGCTCCGCCGCCAGCCATCTGTCCGTCGATGACTTCAACCGCGACTATTTTGGCTCAGCGCGCCACCTGCATTTAAGCGGCGTGTCGGCGGCAATTTCGGCCTCCTCGCTGGCGCTGTCTAAACACGCCGCGCAGGAGATGAAGCAGATGGGCAAAACCATCTCTTTCGATCCGAATCTGCGCCCGGTGCTGTGGCCGAGCGAGCGCGAAATGGCCAAACAGCTGAACACGCTGGCCGGTTTTGCCGACTGGGTGCTGCCCGGTATCAGCGAAGGCAAAATACTCACCGGCTACGATCAACCGGAAGCCATTGCCGATTTTTACCTCGATATGGGCGTCAAAGCGGTGATTGTGAAAACCGGCTGCGACGGCGCCTGGTATAAAACCTCAGCGGGCGAAAAAGGCCAGGTCGAGGCAATCAAAACGGAGAAGGTCGTGGACACCGTCGGCGCAGGCGATGGCTTTGCCGTCGGGGTGATCAGCGCGTTACTGGAAGGAAAACCGTTGCCCGCAGCGATTCGTCGCGGCAACAAAATCGGCTCACTGGCGATTCAGGTGATCGGCGACAGCGAAGGGTTACCGACGCGCGCTGAACTGGGCGATTTCTAGCCCTTAACCACTGCCAGAGCCGGCAACATAATGAAACCGCATCGTTTCCCTACAGGACAGAATGCGGTAAACCTCAAACAGAGGATCCACCTATGAACAAACAGAAAACAATCGCGCCTAAACGCTGGTGGTACATCATGCCCATCGTGTTTATCACCTACAGCCTGGCGTATCTGGACAGGGCAAACTTCAGCTTTGCCTCCGCTGCAGGGATAAACGACGATCTGGGGATCACCAAAGGCATGTCATCGCTGCTGGGCGCCCTGTTCTTCCTCGGCTACTTCTTCTTCCAGATCCCTGGCGCTATCTATGCCGAACGCCGCAGCGTGAAGAAGCTGGTGTTCATCTGTTTGATTCTGTGGGGCGTCTGCGCGTCATTAACCGGCATGGTGAGCAACATTCCGATGCTGGCGGCGATTCGCTTTGTGCTCGGCGTGGTGGAAGCGGCGGTAATGCCCGCGATGCTGATTTATATCAGTAACTGGTTCACCAAATCCGAACGTTCACGCGCCAATACCTTCCTGATCCTCGGTAACCCGGTCACCGTGCTGTGGATGTCGGTGGTGTCTGGCTATCTGATTGAAGCCTTCGGCTGGCGTGAGATGTTTATTTTCGAAGGGATCCCGGCGGTGATTTGGGCGGTTGCCTGGTGGTTTATGGTGCAGGACAAGCCTGCGCAGGCCAAATGGCTGAGCGACGATGAAAAAGCCGCGCTGCAGGCGCAGCTGCAAAAAGAGCAGGAAAATATCAAAGCGGTGCGCAATTACAGCGAAGCTTTTAAATCCCGTAACGTGATTATCCTGTGTGTTCAGTACTTTACCTGGAGCATTGGCGTGTACGGCTTCGTGCTGTGGTTACCGTCGATTCTGCGTAACGGCAACCAGATGGGCATGGTCGAAGCCGGCTGGCTGTCCGCCGTTCCTTACCTCGCCGCGACGATTGCGATGATTGTGGTCTCCTGGGCGTCGGATAAGTTACAAAACCGCAAATTGTTTGTCTGGCCGTTGCTGCTGATTGGCGCGCTGGCGTTTTTAGGGTCATATCTTGTAGGAGCCAATAATTTCTGGCTGTCGTTCACCCTGCTGGTGATTGCCGGTGCTGCGATGTATGCCCCTTACGGGCCGTTCTTCGCCATTATTCCGGAGATGCTGCCGCGTAACGTGGCCGGTGGCGCCATGGCGCTGATCAATGCGATGGGTGCGCTGGGCTCATTCCTCGGTTCGTGGGTGGTCGGTTACCTGAACGGTGCCACCGGCAGCCCTTCAGCGTCGTATATCTTTATGGGAGGATCGCTGTTGATTTCAGTCTGGCTGACGTTGATTGTGAAGCCGGCGGAGAATAATCAGCCCCCGATGCCCCGCGGCGCTAAACACGCTTAAAAATGCAAAACGGGCCAGCTGGCCCGTTCCTCAATTTAAAAGGGAGACGAAATGAAACCTTCTGTGGTGCTGTATAAAAAATTACCGGACGATCTGCGCTCAAAGCTCGACGCCCATTTTACCGTCACCGAGATCAACGGCCTGACCCCAGAAAACCTGAGTCAGCACGCGGCGGCTTTTCAGCAGGCTGAAGGCATTCTGGGATCCGGAGGCAAGGTTGACGCCGACTTCCTGAGCAAAGCACCAAAGCTGCGTGCCGCCTCCAGCGTCTCGGTTGGCGTGGATAATTTCGATATCGCCGCCCTTAACGATCGCGGTGTGGTGCTGATGCACACGCCTACCGTGCTGACCGAAACCGTGGCCGATACCATGATGGCGCTGGTGCTGGCATCGGCCCGTCGCGTGACCGAAGTCGCCGAGCGGGTGAAAGCCGGTGAGTGGAAAAGCAATATTGGCGCGGACTGGTTCGGTATCGACGTTCACCACAAAAAGCTGGGTATTTTGGGCATGGGCCGTATCGGCCTGGCGCTGGCACAGCGCGCGCACCTCGGCTTCAGCATGCCGATCCTCTATAACGCGCGTAAGCATCATGAAGAAGCCGAACAGCGTTTTGATGCCACCTATTGCGACCTTGATACGCTGCTGAAAGAGTCTGATTTCCTGTGCATCAGCCTGCCGCTGACTGACGAAACCCATCACCTGATTGGCCGTGAGCAGCTGGCAAAAATGAAGTCCAGCGCGGTGCTGATCAATGCGGGTCGCGGTCCGGTGGTCGATGAGCAGGCGCTGATTGCGGCCCTGAAAGACGGCACGATCCACGCCGCAGGTCTGGATGTCTTTGAGCAGGAGCCGTTACCGGCAGACTCTCCGCTGCTGACGCTGCCAAACGTGGTGGCGCTGCCGCATATCGGTTCGGCGACCCATGAAACGCGTTATGGTATGGCCAGCGATGCGGTGGATAACCTGATTGCGGCGTTGACCGGCAAGGTAGAGAAAAACTGCGTGAACCCGCAGGTGATCAAATAAGCCGAGACGGGCTTAAAAGGAAGGACCAGGCCACCCATCCTGCCGGTGGCCTGGCGTTTACCCCTTAGCGTGCCAGCCAACCGCCATCGACCGCCAGCGTGTAGCCATGCACATAGTCTGAAGCGGGCGAGGCCAGAAACACTACCGGCCCTTTCATATCTTCAGGACGGCCCCAGCGGCTGGCCGGAATGCGGTCAACGATTTCCCCGTTGCGCTTTTCATCCGCCCGAAGCTGCTGCGTATTGTTGGTCGCCATATAGCCCGGCGCAATCGCATTGACGTTGATGCCGTGCTTCGCCCACTCATTCGCCAACAGACGCGTCACGCCCATGACCGCGCTTTTCGACGCGGTGTAAGAAGGCACCCTGATCCCGCCCTGATAAGAGAGCATTGAGGCAATATTGACGATTTTGCCGCCGTGACCCTGCTTAATAAACTGTTTCGCCACCGTCTGGGACATAAAGAACACCGATTTAATGTTCAGGTTCATTACGTCGTCCCAGTCTTTTTCGCTGAAGTTGATCGCATCTTCGCGACGGATGATGCCGGCGTTATTGACCAAAATATCGACCCTGCCGAATTCGGCGACCGCAGTTTCTACCAGACCGGCAAGGCACTCAATCTGTCCCAGATCGGCGGTCAGACTCAGAAAGCGACGACCCAGTCCTGCCACCATGCCGTGGGTTTCGGTGGGTTCGACAATATTAATGCCGACAATATCGCAGCCCGCCTCGGCCAGCCCAACGGCCATTCCCTGCCCCAGCCCGGTATCGCAGCCGGTGACGATGGCCACACGGCCCTGCAAGCTAAACGTATTCAAACTCATGGTGATCTTCCTTTTCAGTGGCTAATTTAATTTCCACCCATTCCTCCCAGACACGCATTAATTCCGCCGTGATAATGGGATTAGCCTTAAATACAATTAAAAGAGGTATAACAGCGCGTGCAAAACATCCATGATGATTTGTCGAGGGCACACTATAGCCAAAGAGAAACCCCGATAACCGTGATCGACGTCGAAATTAACGAGGATTGATACGTTATTTTCATAAAAACAAAACGCTGTTTCATTTATTATTAATGCGGCATGTTAATTACCGGTTAATTATTTCAAGGTAATGTTAAGGTATTATTTAATGGCAGCGACGACCAGCACAGGATGCCCCGGCCGCGCAAGGAAACCTGCTTTAACAAATGCTTTACCGTTTTCACGGAGGTGCGATTGCATCCCGCCTGGGCTGGCGTTAAGGTAAACCTCCACACGATCAGACAAAGTAGTTAACACGTTATGAGCTTTTCCGCCTTCGGTGACAAATTTACGCAACATTCAGGCATTACGCGCCTGATGGAAGATATGGGTGAAGGATTACGCACACCGGGAGCAGTGATGCTGGGCGGCGGCAATCCCGCACAGATCCCCGCAATGAATGACTATTTCCAGCAGCTGCTGCAACAGATGCACGATGAAGGCAAGCTTGCCGAGGCGTTGTGCAACTATGATGGCCCGCGCGGAAAAACCACGCTGCTGGAGTCGCTTTCTACTCTGCTGCGCGAACAGCTTGGCTGGGAAATCAGCCCGAAAAATATCGCCCTCACCAACGGCAGCCAGAGCGCGTTCTTCTATCTGTTTAACCTGTACGCCGGCCGTCGCGCCGATGGCAGCAAAAAGCGGGTGCTGTTCCCGCTGGCACCGGAATACCTCGGCTATGCCGATGCCGGGCTGGATGAGGATCTGTTTGTCTCCACCCGTCCAAATATCGAGATGCTGCCGGAAGGCC carries:
- a CDS encoding autotransporter outer membrane beta-barrel domain-containing protein: MACYLCASSPALGWDQIYVFGDSLSDSGNNGRYTWDGSQHPLYDDVLAAKINQSLRPSDRGGTNYAAGDAVAVAALNPVDNTADQVQTYLAANGGRADADGLYVHWVGGNDLAAAALNPVAANGIVSTSAFAAANQVHALLTAGANTVIVPTVPNIGATPALLEAVIQAGLAPVANSALTAAFASLNSQTTLNPDARNQAIKQALTAAAGQLTTVSVLQDAIADQLFDAWQALSAQASALTDSYNQQEDAQLARQGGNIVRVDINGLFNEVLADPAHYGLSNTAGMACPPGVSAALCSSSTPGFSSQQAFLFADRLHPSPATHLLIADYIQSVLDAPAQVVALNQATLAMSRDARATLDSHLQQQRHGEYPQGAFSLYGGYAGQHNDYSGNLAAGDGDATTHNLTLGVDYKLTDTLLVGALVSGSNDSQQPTPDYEYKMRGWLISAYSELSFFDNGWVNTDAHYASASYDSIKRRLTLGPATRTESGETNGTQIGARVTTGWDFPVGTLLTTGPVAQYALDYSSVDGYQEQGNSSTAMRFDDQNYHSQIGALGWRVDSQLGWLNPWAEVSYNHQFGDNVWRAGGGLKSTQTSFTRDTAEQDSNWVDVTVGAHMPLGDSVAAFASVSQTGGLSSGEQFMYNLGVSARF
- the selB gene encoding selenocysteine-specific translation elongation factor; the encoded protein is MIIATAGHVDHGKTALLEAITGVNADRLPEEKSRGMTIDLGYAYWPQPDGRVIGFIDVPGHEKFLANMLSGIGGLDRALLVVAADDGIMPQTLEHLAILQLSAVPALTVALTKADTVDEARLQTLSGDITALTHDMGWTIDLFITSTQSGMGIPALAAHLSQLPDRERAAGKTFRLATDRAFNVKGAGTVVTGTALSGTVKVGDKLWLTGLNKAVRVRGLHAQNQPVEQAYAGQRIALNLSGGVEKSDISRGDWLLESPPEAAFDRVIVELSSHPPLRQGQPLHLHHAASHITGRISLLEGALAELVLDKPLWLADNDRLILRDISAQQTLAGARVVQLTPRRRGKRQPDYLRWLHQLAQSAEDPQAIALYLKAQPCRREALSWARQLTPAALAACVATIAPVEAGDTLLLSDTAEMWQEQVLLTLAEYHQNNGDRAGLGRDRLRRMALPNLPDTVGLALIDRLSASGKLSNNRGWLHLDGFSIQFEPDEAALWQQCEPLFAHNAWWVRDLATTLAVDEERMRQVLRKAAQAGYITAIVKDRYFLSEQMKALADMIRQRDAEGHATSAADFRDSLGVGRKLAVQILEFFDRSGFTRRKGNDHLLRDAGMFL
- a CDS encoding DNA-3-methyladenine glycosylase I encodes the protein MQRCGWVSQDPIYLAYHDTEWGVPITDGRALFEMLCLEGQMAGLSWLTVLKKRENYRNAFHQFDPQAVALMNEDDIERLMQDSGIIRHRGKIAAIIANARALLAMEARGEPFNTFIWDFVDNAPQIHRHADYRTAPTFSPVSDALSKTLKKKGFKFVGTTTCYSFMQACGLINDHVTGCFCHPDNLK
- a CDS encoding OmpA family lipoprotein, which produces MKTRFTTLALVLSGTIALSACTTNPYTGEREAGKSGIGAGLGAAVGAGVGMLSSSKKDRGKGALIGAAAGAALGGGAGYYMDVQEAKLRDKMKGTGVSVTRQGDNIVLNMPNNVTFDSSSSTLKPAGANTLTGVAMVLKEYPKTAVNVAGYTDSTGSRQLNMTLSQQRADSVGSALITQGVAANRVRTSGMGPDNPVASNSTAEGKAQNRRVEITLSPLQ
- a CDS encoding DUF1345 domain-containing protein codes for the protein MKTLHVLKHYYHARPRLLVALVLAVVCFFFLPGQQPLVQRLLVSWNVLAWLYLLFLWWLLLRTPTDRIAHIAREQDESAGTVLALVCLTCLVSLLTILFELTAVKHLPQAQQAGHIALTAATLVVSWSLLPTAFAMHYAHLYYQQEGQGEKTLLFPEKPEQPGYWDFIYYAFTIAVAAQTADVSTGNTRVRRITTLQAVLSFLFNLAILGLSINVAAGLLS